A region of Planococcus sp. MSAK28401 DNA encodes the following proteins:
- the addB gene encoding helicase-exonuclease AddAB subunit AddB, which yields MSLRIVYGRAGTGKTRFVQEEIADSLKDQADGDPIFLIVPDQMSFSTEYRLSAAYGMKGMIRAQAVTFKRLAWRVLQEVGGISRKEIDTFGYRMLIRSLLEEHRDEFNLFRRAAGKRGFTDQIEQLIKEFSRYCIDCDELGTIRSSLETAGAPRTLQDKAADLELILLEIDRRLGKVFVDSEGHLGLLSEKIRHSETIKHSAIYIDGFVSFTAREFQIIEELLKHAKSVTIVLPMDDTSSTEDEQSLFYQSAVTASRLTDLAASEGIGLEPEVYLQEPKRFMNEELRHIERFIETFPAPSIEGQGAVELVEASNRRAEIHELARSIRQQVMDGCRYHDIAVLYRQPEVYDELINTIFPQYEIPYFISQKKSMLHHPLIEFSRSALEAVIGNYAYEPVFRALKTDLFFPEGNISKWRERGDQLENFVLANGIYGDRWFDDKRWIYKKYRGLEFHSGIQTDEELALQMELQTIRDVVRDPLERLKTRLSDCVTGRDFATALFQFIEELDVYSKIQLLKDREEADHQLLAATEHEQAWNQWVGVLDQFVLMFGDKELDLQSAARILDEGFETLEFSRIPPSLDQVTIAKMDLARLMDIRSVFIIGANDGVLPQRIEHEGLLTDAEREWFQKIGIELAPSSRMRLMDETYMAYRSFSSASDRLSVSYPIADEEGKALLPSLYIRKIADLLQLEPKLAAIGPEELHEPDALEYISHPRATLSHLAAQIRSGELTGQWQAVLDYYREDPLWSSIINQIFKPLSHAKAEKLSEEIAESLYGAPIASSVSRIETYHSCQFAHYAAYGLKLEERSQYRLAAPAMGDLFHAAIKWISDEVMRLGVSWSSLSKEQCADLAKRAIEQLSPYFVNQILLSSHRYRYIQYKLEGIIRQTAFMLSKHAQVSGFVPVALEVGFGTKEAIPPLDIPLAHGRKMNVRGRIDRIDSTDIGGKPYLRVVDYKSSKQGLDLGEVYHGLALQTFTYLDVALTHSKRWLGEQAEPAGVLYFHMHNPMLKMTKLLTAEELEEELAKSFKMNGLVVEDPEVIQAMDAQIDGYSNVIPVRLNKNGSVSKGSSKTVEKDDMETIRKFVRKKHQGAGNGILDGNTDVSPYRLKDDTPCQFCNFRAVCQFDPSDPDQSYRKLPVLSPEQAVEKIRKELSADDTGKTE from the coding sequence ATGTCTTTACGCATTGTCTACGGGCGCGCCGGAACCGGAAAAACCCGTTTTGTCCAAGAAGAAATTGCCGATAGTTTGAAAGACCAGGCAGATGGGGACCCTATATTTCTCATTGTCCCTGACCAAATGTCGTTTTCTACTGAATATCGATTGTCCGCAGCATATGGTATGAAGGGCATGATCCGTGCGCAAGCCGTAACTTTCAAGCGGCTAGCCTGGCGCGTATTGCAGGAAGTCGGCGGAATCAGCCGCAAGGAAATCGATACATTCGGCTACCGCATGTTAATCCGCAGTTTGCTCGAAGAACATAGAGATGAGTTTAATTTATTTAGAAGAGCTGCAGGTAAAAGAGGCTTCACTGATCAAATTGAACAATTAATCAAAGAATTTTCCCGTTATTGCATCGACTGCGATGAACTTGGAACCATCCGCTCATCTCTTGAAACAGCTGGGGCCCCAAGGACGCTGCAGGACAAGGCAGCGGACCTGGAGCTCATTCTGCTCGAGATCGATCGGAGGCTTGGCAAAGTGTTCGTGGATTCCGAAGGCCATCTCGGCTTATTGAGCGAAAAAATCCGCCACTCTGAGACGATCAAACATTCGGCTATTTACATCGACGGGTTTGTCAGCTTTACGGCGCGTGAGTTCCAAATCATTGAAGAGTTGCTGAAGCATGCCAAATCGGTGACGATCGTCTTGCCGATGGATGATACGAGCAGCACAGAAGACGAACAGTCGCTATTTTACCAGTCTGCCGTCACGGCAAGCCGACTTACAGATCTCGCTGCATCGGAAGGAATCGGGCTGGAACCGGAAGTATACTTGCAAGAGCCGAAACGCTTCATGAATGAAGAGCTTAGGCATATCGAACGCTTCATCGAAACCTTCCCTGCCCCGTCCATCGAAGGGCAAGGGGCCGTCGAACTGGTCGAAGCGTCCAACCGGCGGGCTGAAATCCACGAGCTTGCCCGCTCGATTCGGCAGCAAGTGATGGATGGCTGCCGTTATCATGATATTGCGGTGCTGTACCGCCAGCCGGAAGTATACGACGAATTGATCAACACTATTTTTCCGCAATACGAGATTCCTTATTTCATCAGCCAGAAGAAATCGATGCTTCATCATCCATTGATTGAATTCAGCCGTTCTGCACTCGAAGCGGTCATCGGCAATTATGCATATGAGCCGGTGTTCCGGGCATTGAAGACGGATTTGTTCTTTCCTGAAGGCAATATCAGCAAATGGCGGGAACGGGGAGACCAACTGGAGAATTTCGTCCTTGCCAATGGCATCTACGGAGACCGCTGGTTTGATGACAAGCGCTGGATCTATAAAAAATACCGAGGGCTCGAATTCCACTCCGGCATCCAGACAGACGAAGAATTGGCGCTCCAGATGGAATTGCAAACCATCCGGGATGTGGTGCGTGACCCGCTTGAGCGCTTGAAAACACGGCTCAGCGACTGCGTGACAGGCCGCGATTTTGCCACAGCGCTATTTCAGTTTATCGAAGAGCTCGATGTCTATTCGAAAATCCAATTGCTGAAAGACCGCGAAGAGGCCGATCATCAATTGCTTGCTGCGACAGAGCACGAGCAAGCGTGGAATCAATGGGTCGGCGTGCTTGACCAATTTGTCCTGATGTTCGGAGACAAAGAACTGGACCTCCAAAGCGCAGCGCGGATTCTTGATGAAGGCTTTGAAACTCTGGAGTTCTCCCGTATTCCACCTTCGCTCGATCAAGTAACCATCGCTAAAATGGACCTGGCGCGCTTGATGGATATCCGCTCAGTCTTCATCATCGGCGCAAATGACGGTGTTTTGCCACAGCGCATCGAACACGAAGGGCTCTTGACGGATGCAGAGCGCGAGTGGTTCCAAAAAATCGGCATCGAACTCGCGCCAAGTTCACGCATGCGTTTGATGGATGAAACCTATATGGCATATCGCTCGTTCTCTTCCGCTTCCGATCGGCTGAGCGTCTCTTACCCGATTGCGGACGAAGAAGGAAAAGCCTTATTGCCTTCTTTATATATCAGAAAAATTGCCGATTTGCTTCAGCTAGAGCCGAAATTGGCAGCGATCGGCCCGGAAGAGCTGCATGAGCCGGATGCATTGGAATACATTAGCCATCCGCGCGCAACGCTTTCGCATCTGGCTGCACAAATCAGGAGTGGCGAGCTTACCGGGCAGTGGCAGGCGGTGCTCGATTACTACCGCGAAGACCCGTTATGGTCGTCGATTATCAACCAAATCTTCAAGCCCTTGAGCCATGCGAAAGCTGAAAAGCTATCGGAAGAGATCGCTGAATCGCTTTACGGTGCACCGATCGCCTCAAGCGTATCCCGTATCGAGACGTACCACAGCTGCCAGTTTGCCCATTATGCAGCTTACGGCTTGAAACTCGAAGAGCGCAGCCAATACCGCTTGGCGGCGCCGGCAATGGGAGATTTATTCCATGCCGCAATCAAATGGATTTCCGATGAAGTGATGCGCCTTGGCGTTTCCTGGTCATCGCTAAGCAAAGAACAATGCGCAGATCTTGCCAAACGTGCGATCGAACAATTATCGCCTTATTTCGTCAACCAGATCTTGTTGAGTTCGCATCGCTACCGATATATTCAGTACAAGCTTGAGGGCATCATTCGCCAGACAGCGTTTATGTTGAGCAAGCATGCACAAGTATCCGGTTTCGTACCCGTCGCGCTTGAAGTGGGCTTCGGCACGAAAGAAGCGATTCCGCCGCTCGACATTCCGCTCGCGCATGGGCGCAAGATGAATGTCAGGGGGCGCATCGACCGCATCGATTCGACCGATATCGGCGGCAAGCCGTATTTACGTGTCGTCGATTATAAATCATCCAAGCAAGGGCTGGATTTGGGCGAAGTTTACCACGGCCTGGCCCTTCAAACCTTCACTTATTTGGATGTTGCCCTGACCCATTCGAAGCGCTGGCTCGGGGAGCAGGCGGAACCCGCAGGGGTGCTGTATTTCCATATGCACAACCCGATGCTGAAAATGACGAAATTACTGACCGCCGAAGAACTGGAAGAAGAACTTGCGAAGTCATTTAAGATGAATGGTTTAGTCGTGGAAGATCCGGAAGTCATACAGGCAATGGACGCGCAAATCGACGGGTATTCGAATGTCATTCCAGTGCGGCTCAACAAAAACGGTTCGGTCTCGAAAGGCTCATCGAAAACAGTTGAAAAAGACGACATGGAAACGATCCGCAAATTTGTCCGAAAAAAACACCAAGGGGCAGGAAATGGTATTCTTGACGGCAATACAGACGTTTCGCCATACCGCTTAAAAGACGACACGCCTTGCCAATTCTGCAATTTCCGCGCAGTGTGCCAATTCGACCCGAGTGACCCCGACCAGAGCTATCGCAAATTGCCGGTGTTGAGCCCCGAGCAGGCAGTGGAGAAAATACGCAAGGAGTTGAGCGCTGATGATACCGGAAAAACCGAATGA
- a CDS encoding TVP38/TMEM64 family protein, whose protein sequence is MENIVELTQSYRAFGPFIGFLLPFIESFLPFLPLFVFVFANATAYGLWLGFLLSWGGAVAGSYTVFLLIRKFGQARFMNFMTRHQKVERLIHWVERNGFGPLFLLLCFPFTPSALVNLVAGLSNISRHYYLLTLMAGKFVMVLTISYVGYDIRALFTQPIRTGIVIAVIVLLYIVGKVLEKRLNKKVEADFKRAKEEREKERLS, encoded by the coding sequence ATGGAAAACATTGTCGAGTTAACGCAATCATACCGGGCGTTTGGCCCGTTCATCGGTTTTCTGCTGCCATTCATTGAATCGTTTTTGCCGTTCTTGCCGCTCTTCGTCTTCGTCTTCGCTAATGCGACCGCCTATGGTTTGTGGCTTGGCTTTCTCTTATCATGGGGCGGGGCAGTGGCAGGTTCGTACACTGTATTCCTGCTGATTCGCAAGTTCGGGCAAGCGCGATTCATGAATTTCATGACGCGCCATCAAAAAGTCGAAAGACTCATCCATTGGGTGGAGCGCAACGGCTTCGGCCCTTTGTTTTTGCTGCTGTGTTTCCCGTTTACGCCATCGGCATTGGTCAATTTGGTGGCCGGGCTATCGAATATTAGCCGCCATTATTATTTATTGACCTTGATGGCCGGGAAATTCGTCATGGTCTTGACGATTTCCTATGTCGGATATGATATCCGTGCCTTGTTTACTCAGCCGATTCGCACAGGTATTGTGATCGCCGTCATCGTGCTGCTGTATATTGTCGGAAAAGTTTTGGAGAAACGGCTCAATAAAAAAGTCGAAGCCGACTTCAAGAGGGCGAAAGAAGAACGTGAAAAAGAACGGCTATCTTAA
- a CDS encoding AzlC family ABC transporter permease, with product MQEHGFSSGLKAGTSIAIGYFPVALTFGLLAKTTGLSLIEATAMSIFVFAGAAQYISLSLITAGVLPALIVVNTFIVNIRHFLMTAALNEKMEPDARWKKALYAFGITDETFTVLATQPGDKIRTSFAAGVIVISYGSWVVFTSLGHLIGASLPGFLQASMSIALYAMFVGLLVPSMKGNRKVVSLALIAALFNSLFFFTGWLSTGWAIMVSTLASAIIIELISRKGVAA from the coding sequence TTGCAAGAACACGGATTCTCTTCGGGGCTGAAAGCCGGCACGAGCATCGCCATCGGCTATTTCCCGGTTGCGCTGACTTTTGGGCTGCTGGCCAAAACGACAGGTTTATCGCTCATCGAAGCGACCGCCATGAGCATCTTCGTTTTTGCTGGCGCTGCCCAGTACATATCACTTTCCCTTATCACAGCCGGTGTACTCCCGGCACTCATTGTCGTCAATACCTTCATCGTCAACATCCGCCATTTTTTGATGACAGCGGCATTGAATGAAAAGATGGAACCGGATGCCCGCTGGAAAAAAGCGCTTTACGCATTCGGCATTACCGATGAAACGTTTACGGTACTCGCCACACAGCCAGGTGACAAGATCCGCACTTCATTTGCGGCGGGTGTTATCGTCATTTCCTATGGAAGCTGGGTAGTGTTCACTTCGCTCGGCCATTTGATTGGCGCCAGCCTCCCTGGTTTCCTGCAGGCGTCCATGTCGATCGCACTTTATGCGATGTTCGTCGGCTTGCTTGTGCCGTCAATGAAAGGCAACCGGAAAGTCGTCAGCCTGGCATTGATCGCCGCCCTCTTCAATTCGCTATTTTTCTTCACCGGCTGGCTCTCCACGGGTTGGGCAATCATGGTGTCGACTCTTGCTTCAGCGATCATTATTGAACTGATTTCACGGAAAGGAGTTGCCGCCTGA
- a CDS encoding AzlD domain-containing protein produces the protein MGAWFWWMIFGMAVVTYIPRAIPLTFLEGRELPEAVQNVLRNIPYAVLGALIFPAVFFIQENVWFGVIGAVSAFVIAFTGANVILVVLGTIAILSIYGLWFG, from the coding sequence ATGGGTGCCTGGTTTTGGTGGATGATTTTTGGAATGGCCGTTGTTACCTACATTCCACGCGCAATACCGTTAACCTTTTTGGAAGGCCGAGAATTGCCGGAAGCTGTGCAGAATGTGTTGCGCAATATTCCCTATGCCGTGCTTGGCGCCTTGATTTTCCCAGCCGTTTTTTTCATCCAAGAAAATGTCTGGTTCGGCGTGATCGGAGCTGTCTCTGCATTTGTGATCGCGTTTACCGGGGCAAACGTTATCCTCGTCGTACTCGGGACTATAGCTATTCTCTCCATATACGGACTTTGGTTCGGATAA
- a CDS encoding CsbA family protein, with product MESMVTKFFLSLFVPGLLVILFTRVTFNHYVGLILTVALIAAAVYAGFTHTWLLFIVNAASLTAGFWYASNMYNKRKKAEAHENE from the coding sequence ATGGAGTCAATGGTGACCAAGTTTTTCCTATCGCTGTTTGTGCCCGGGCTTCTCGTTATCCTGTTTACGCGCGTGACATTCAACCATTATGTCGGCCTCATATTGACCGTGGCATTGATTGCCGCGGCCGTTTATGCCGGCTTCACACATACCTGGCTGTTGTTTATCGTCAACGCCGCTTCGTTAACAGCTGGTTTCTGGTATGCGAGCAATATGTATAATAAAAGAAAAAAAGCCGAAGCTCATGAAAATGAGTGA
- a CDS encoding PDZ domain-containing protein: protein MLTDFLMAIATFFLNPVFYVALFAATMLGYFRVKKERRIFRTRIVYGGTEFKRLLKDGWLYALILSVIVAAAGLAVPMEWLIALSIVSIVIMLTGFYHLASFVYLAGAAALIVWLFEANNWNVNLGFAEMTGRGLTDGWLVSVALIAGLLLFIESRMVEKSAADSASPRLHKSARGLRAAAYISRRLWLIPAVLVVPGEMISEYAPYWPQLPIGESAFSLILFPLVFGFQGRSKRTLPVYLYPKIAKSIAWSAVLTIVLALFGFLWQPMAIIALAAGALFRLGISIYYAQKERSGNYTVTPQAQGVMIIDVLPGSPAEKMGLVRGEVIRKVNGTTVTNETELYEAIQLNAAHCRLEVIDHNLEMRLRQHVVFRHDHHRLGLLIVE, encoded by the coding sequence GTGTTAACGGATTTTTTGATGGCAATTGCCACGTTTTTTCTTAACCCTGTTTTTTATGTCGCATTATTTGCAGCGACGATGCTTGGATATTTTCGCGTCAAAAAAGAACGCCGCATTTTCCGTACACGGATCGTGTATGGCGGAACTGAATTCAAACGTTTGCTGAAAGATGGCTGGTTGTATGCGTTAATTTTATCGGTCATCGTGGCAGCTGCTGGTTTGGCGGTACCGATGGAGTGGTTGATCGCGCTCAGCATCGTGAGTATTGTTATCATGCTGACGGGTTTTTACCATCTCGCTTCTTTCGTCTATTTGGCGGGGGCGGCAGCGTTGATCGTTTGGTTATTTGAAGCTAATAATTGGAATGTCAATCTCGGGTTCGCCGAAATGACAGGCAGGGGGCTTACGGACGGCTGGCTTGTTTCAGTCGCTTTGATTGCAGGGCTTTTGTTGTTCATCGAAAGCCGTATGGTCGAAAAATCAGCTGCAGATTCCGCTTCGCCTCGCCTGCATAAATCGGCTCGTGGTTTACGTGCCGCTGCCTATATTTCGCGCCGCTTATGGCTGATACCGGCAGTTCTAGTCGTGCCCGGAGAAATGATTTCTGAATACGCACCATACTGGCCGCAGCTGCCGATCGGTGAATCGGCATTTTCCTTAATTTTGTTCCCGTTGGTATTCGGGTTTCAAGGACGCAGTAAACGCACTTTGCCCGTTTATTTGTACCCCAAAATTGCGAAATCGATCGCTTGGTCGGCTGTATTGACAATCGTTCTTGCCTTATTCGGTTTCCTTTGGCAGCCGATGGCGATCATCGCGCTTGCCGCAGGTGCATTGTTCCGTTTAGGCATTAGCATCTATTATGCTCAGAAAGAGCGCAGCGGAAATTATACTGTGACGCCTCAAGCGCAAGGCGTTATGATCATTGATGTTCTTCCGGGATCTCCGGCTGAGAAGATGGGCCTTGTGCGCGGGGAAGTCATCCGCAAAGTGAACGGCACGACCGTGACGAATGAAACGGAACTATACGAAGCCATCCAGCTCAATGCAGCGCATTGCCGCCTGGAAGTAATCGATCATAACCTGGAAATGCGTTTGCGGCAGCATGTCGTCTTCCGCCATGACCATCACCGTCTAGGTCTTTTGATTGTCGAGTAA
- a CDS encoding trans-sulfuration enzyme family protein, with protein sequence MTSIDTKSVHTAGMEERTIRPKVMPIYQTSAFSFSSLEELEGYYEGNGTYLYTRTANPNTDALGQTVAQLEGAPKGVAASSGMSAILAGILSVAEAGDHILAAEDVYGGTFHLLKEELKRLGITVHFADFSETSTIEQILVDFPEVKLMLSESITNPFLRIEDIEGLVQLKKQYGVKVMIDNTFATPYTYTPYAQGVDLVVHSSTKYLGGHSDVTSGVLVGDEALIEEATKRVVNLGMNLSPFEAWLTIRGIKTLALRMEKQSANAQAIADFLQDKARVWYPGKGAIVSFELPESADVSAFFSSLGWIKIVPTLAGVETTVSYPFGTSHRALSAEEKARIGVTERVVRLSAGIEGIEDILGQLQQAFN encoded by the coding sequence ATGACATCAATCGATACGAAATCTGTACACACAGCAGGCATGGAAGAGCGGACGATCCGCCCGAAAGTCATGCCAATCTACCAGACATCAGCTTTCTCTTTTTCTTCGTTAGAAGAGTTGGAAGGCTACTACGAAGGAAACGGAACTTATCTCTACACGCGGACAGCTAACCCGAATACAGATGCACTTGGGCAAACTGTCGCACAGCTAGAGGGCGCCCCGAAAGGTGTTGCTGCGTCTTCGGGCATGTCCGCGATACTTGCGGGCATCCTGTCTGTTGCTGAGGCGGGAGACCATATCCTCGCTGCAGAGGATGTTTACGGGGGCACTTTCCATTTGCTGAAGGAAGAATTAAAAAGACTCGGCATTACAGTCCATTTCGCGGATTTCTCGGAAACCAGTACGATTGAACAAATTTTGGTTGATTTTCCGGAAGTGAAATTGATGTTGAGTGAATCAATCACCAATCCATTTTTGCGAATTGAAGATATCGAAGGGCTTGTCCAATTAAAAAAACAATATGGCGTTAAAGTGATGATCGATAATACATTCGCGACACCTTATACGTATACGCCTTATGCACAAGGCGTGGATTTGGTCGTACATAGTTCAACCAAGTATCTTGGTGGACATAGCGATGTCACTTCAGGAGTATTGGTGGGCGATGAGGCTTTGATTGAAGAAGCCACAAAACGTGTCGTAAACCTCGGCATGAACCTAAGCCCTTTTGAAGCATGGCTGACGATACGCGGCATTAAAACATTGGCTTTGCGGATGGAGAAACAAAGTGCCAATGCCCAAGCGATCGCCGATTTTCTGCAAGACAAAGCCCGTGTTTGGTATCCGGGGAAAGGCGCAATCGTTTCGTTCGAACTTCCTGAATCAGCTGACGTCTCAGCCTTCTTTTCTTCACTCGGCTGGATCAAGATCGTTCCGACATTAGCCGGCGTCGAAACGACCGTCTCTTATCCGTTCGGCACGTCTCACCGTGCATTATCCGCTGAAGAAAAAGCGCGGATCGGCGTGACTGAGCGTGTCGTCAGGCTGTCGGCGGGAATTGAAGGCATTGAAGATATCCTCGGGCAGCTGCAGCAAGCGTTTAACTGA
- a CDS encoding redoxin domain-containing protein, with the protein MSKKMIGLLIAAILVIVLAVWAVFDSQKEDRALNKMALGSTVDFLPTDEGLAKGELAPDFELTTLKGEEIRLSDYRGKAVILNFWATWCPPCRAEMPHMQTFYENQQDKDVEVVAVNLTTEDRGMSEIKKFVEEFDLSFPIPMDVNGDIGALYQAFSIPTSYIIDREGRVLHKIVGPMDEEMMNGFIEEINKGES; encoded by the coding sequence ATGTCGAAAAAAATGATCGGGCTCCTGATAGCTGCCATTTTGGTCATTGTTCTCGCAGTATGGGCCGTCTTCGATAGCCAGAAAGAAGACCGCGCGCTGAATAAAATGGCGCTTGGCAGCACGGTCGATTTTTTGCCGACCGATGAAGGCTTGGCAAAAGGCGAACTGGCTCCCGACTTTGAATTAACGACTTTGAAAGGCGAGGAAATACGCCTGTCGGATTACCGGGGCAAAGCGGTCATTCTTAATTTTTGGGCGACATGGTGCCCGCCTTGCCGCGCAGAAATGCCGCATATGCAAACTTTCTATGAGAACCAACAGGATAAAGATGTCGAAGTGGTTGCTGTCAATTTAACGACAGAGGACCGAGGCATGTCGGAAATTAAAAAATTTGTCGAAGAGTTCGACTTGAGCTTTCCGATTCCAATGGACGTGAATGGGGATATTGGTGCGCTCTACCAAGCGTTTTCCATTCCTACTTCCTATATCATAGACAGGGAGGGCCGTGTCCTGCATAAAATTGTCGGCCCAATGGATGAAGAAATGATGAATGGATTTATTGAAGAAATCAATAAGGGGGAATCATAA
- a CDS encoding murein hydrolase activator EnvC family protein has translation MNSKSKWMLSGVSSILALSLLMPSAHANTSKLDELEQEQQQVQKEQQKLEQERKELEEKEEDLSSGIQKKEGEIQETSSKLDSIVSEIQQLDKKMQETQSKIDTVQAEIDQTKEEIDELKEAIKELERKIDERTELLKERARAIQMSGGSVDYIDVLLGANSFIDFIDRFSAVNTLIEADREIMREQAADKKELAAKKEAVETILANQEERREELVSLKASLDSQKKEQAGLKAQMEAEQKRLASEKNNLEAQHEEALEVSAAVEKQIMGQQARMAKLAQQEESERARIAEAERKAAAEKAAAEKAAAERAAAEKAAAERAAAEKAAAEKAAAEKAAAKSSSVSTSAASPAPAPAPAPAPAPTPAPAPVVKPSANFVMPASGRHTSGFGGRDIGDGAETHLGYDIANSPGTPIVASAAGFVSYAGSMGGYGNVIIITHSINGQPYATAYAHLSSIGVSVGQKVEQRQFIGGMGNTGRSTGSHLHFEIHVGSWNGARSNAVNPANYLSY, from the coding sequence TTGAACTCGAAGTCTAAATGGATGTTGTCCGGTGTTTCATCAATTCTCGCATTGTCACTGCTGATGCCTAGTGCACACGCAAACACAAGCAAGCTCGATGAATTGGAACAGGAGCAACAGCAAGTACAAAAAGAACAGCAAAAATTGGAACAAGAGCGTAAAGAGTTGGAAGAAAAAGAAGAAGACTTGAGCTCGGGTATCCAAAAGAAAGAAGGCGAGATTCAGGAAACGTCTTCAAAGCTCGACAGCATCGTTTCGGAAATCCAGCAATTGGATAAGAAAATGCAGGAAACACAATCAAAAATAGACACAGTACAAGCAGAAATCGATCAAACCAAAGAAGAAATCGATGAATTGAAAGAAGCAATCAAAGAGCTCGAGCGTAAAATCGACGAACGCACTGAATTATTGAAAGAGCGTGCACGTGCCATCCAGATGAGCGGTGGATCTGTCGATTACATAGATGTTCTTCTAGGGGCCAATAGCTTTATTGATTTTATCGACCGGTTTTCAGCAGTCAACACTTTGATCGAAGCTGACCGTGAAATCATGCGTGAACAAGCAGCCGACAAAAAAGAATTGGCTGCGAAAAAAGAAGCGGTCGAAACAATTCTTGCTAACCAAGAAGAGCGCCGTGAAGAGCTGGTTTCATTGAAAGCATCATTGGATAGCCAGAAAAAAGAACAAGCTGGCTTGAAAGCTCAAATGGAAGCAGAACAGAAACGTTTAGCTTCAGAGAAAAACAATTTGGAAGCACAGCATGAAGAAGCGCTTGAAGTCAGCGCTGCAGTCGAAAAGCAGATTATGGGACAACAAGCTCGCATGGCGAAATTGGCTCAGCAAGAAGAATCTGAACGCGCACGCATAGCCGAAGCGGAACGGAAAGCGGCGGCTGAAAAAGCCGCAGCCGAAAAGGCCGCAGCTGAGCGTGCAGCAGCCGAGAAAGCAGCGGCTGAACGGGCAGCAGCCGAAAAAGCGGCCGCGGAAAAAGCTGCCGCCGAAAAAGCGGCTGCTAAATCTTCTTCAGTAAGCACCAGCGCTGCCAGCCCTGCGCCAGCACCCGCACCAGCTCCGGCACCAGCGCCAACGCCGGCACCGGCTCCTGTCGTTAAGCCATCAGCTAATTTCGTGATGCCGGCATCAGGGCGCCATACGTCCGGATTTGGCGGGCGTGATATCGGGGACGGTGCAGAGACGCATCTTGGTTACGATATCGCCAACAGCCCAGGAACACCTATCGTCGCTTCAGCGGCTGGATTCGTTTCATATGCAGGATCGATGGGCGGTTATGGCAATGTCATCATCATTACCCACTCGATTAATGGGCAGCCATATGCGACTGCTTATGCTCACTTGAGTTCAATTGGGGTATCAGTCGGGCAAAAAGTTGAGCAGCGCCAGTTTATCGGAGGCATGGGCAATACCGGCCGTTCGACTGGTTCTCATTTGCATTTTGAAATTCACGTAGGATCTTGGAATGGGGCGCGCAGCAATGCTGTGAACCCAGCCAATTATCTCTCTTATTAA
- the ftsX gene encoding permease-like cell division protein FtsX — MKIRTFGRHIKESLKSLGRNGWMTFASVSAVTVTLLLVGVFVMIMMNLNKVADDLENDVEIKVFVSLDAEEEDVAELEEEISGLDGVESADFSTKEEELTDLVLDFGEELSLFEQSNPLFDVFYVKATEPQQTETVAQEIAAFEYIEDVEYGEGKIEKLFNFLNAGRNVGLILILALLFTAMFLISNTIRITIVARRTEIEIMKLVGATNWFVRVPFILEGMWLGILGSIIPIGLVVLLYQKITEFVQPRLSGELFQLLEFSPFIYQVSALILAMGVFIGIWGSFMSIRKFLRV; from the coding sequence ATGAAGATTAGAACATTTGGCCGTCACATCAAAGAAAGCCTTAAGAGCCTCGGACGAAATGGCTGGATGACATTTGCCTCTGTCAGCGCCGTCACCGTTACTTTATTGCTTGTAGGGGTATTCGTCATGATTATGATGAACCTAAACAAAGTCGCCGATGATTTGGAAAACGATGTTGAAATCAAAGTCTTTGTCTCACTTGATGCAGAAGAAGAAGATGTTGCAGAACTCGAAGAAGAAATATCCGGCCTCGACGGTGTTGAATCGGCCGACTTTTCAACGAAAGAAGAAGAGTTGACGGATCTTGTGCTCGACTTTGGCGAAGAACTCAGTTTGTTCGAGCAAAGCAATCCGTTGTTTGATGTGTTCTATGTAAAAGCGACAGAACCTCAACAGACTGAAACGGTAGCCCAAGAAATTGCTGCATTTGAATATATCGAAGACGTAGAATACGGAGAAGGAAAAATTGAGAAGCTTTTCAATTTCCTTAACGCAGGGCGTAATGTTGGACTGATTCTCATTTTGGCATTATTGTTTACAGCGATGTTCTTGATTTCGAACACGATCCGCATCACAATTGTGGCGCGTCGCACTGAAATCGAGATCATGAAACTTGTCGGGGCGACCAATTGGTTTGTCCGTGTGCCATTTATTTTAGAAGGCATGTGGCTCGGGATCCTCGGTTCCATCATACCGATCGGGCTGGTCGTACTGCTATATCAGAAAATCACGGAATTTGTACAACCACGTCTCAGCGGAGAACTCTTCCAATTGCTCGAGTTTTCACCGTTCATCTACCAAGTAAGCGCGTTGATCTTGGCAATGGGTGTCTTTATCGGGATTTGGGGAAGTTTTATGTCCATTCGCAAGTTTTTACGGGTATAA